The DNA window CGACCTCAACGTGGCGCGCCGCCGGCGCGACGTGATTCTCGCGCGGATTGCACGGCTCGGCGCCGAGGTCGAGCGAGAGCCGAATCGAATGACTGCATGATGCAAGCCCGGTCAAAGAGTGGGCCTGCGCTCAACACAAGGAACCGAGACAACATGGCGAAATCCCGCTTCGTGCTCACGTCCGAGTCTGTCTCCGAAGGGCATCCGGACAAGGTCTGTGACTACATCTCCGACTCCGTTCTCGACGCGTGCCTCACGGCAGATCCGCGCTCGCGTGTCGCGGCAGAGAGCCTCTGCAAGGAAGATCTCGTGGTGGTGGCCGGTGAGGTGACGGTACCGCACCCGATCGACTACGAGCGGGTCGCGCGCGACGCGATTCGCGAGATCGGCTACGTCGATGCGGCCGAGCCCTTCTGCAGCGACAAGGTGCAGGTCATTGTGAAGGTGAGCGAGCAGTCGCGCGAGATCGCAGAGGGCGTGGGGCGCGAGAAGCCGGAGGAGCAGGGTGCTGGTGACCAGGGGTTGATGTTCGGGTATGCGACGGACGAGACGCCTGAGCTCATGCCGTTGCCGATCCTCCTCGCCCACAAGCTGACGCACGGGCTCGCCGAGGATCGGCGCAAGGGGGGCGCGTTCGCGTGGTTGCGTCCCGACTCGAAGTCTCAGGTCTCCGTGGTCTACGAGGATGGCCGGCCGGTGCGGGTCGAACGTGCCGTGATCTCCACCCAGCACGCCGCCGATCGGTTGCAGGCAGACATCACCAGCTACGTCATCGAGGAGCTCGCGCCGCGCGTGCTCGGCGCCTGGTGTCCAAAGCCAGACGCCTTCCTCGTGAATCCTTCCGATAGCTTCATTCACGGCGGTCCCTCAGCCGATGCCGGCGTCACGGGCCGCAAGATCATCGTCGATACCTACGGCGGTGCCGCCCGCCATGGCGGCGGCGCGTTCAGCGGTAAGGATCCGTCCAAGGTGGACCGCAGCGCGGCGTACTTCTGCCGCCACGTCGCACGGGCGATTGTCGAAGCGGGCCTCGCGCGGCGCGCTGAGCTGCAGGTGTCGTATGCGATCGGGAAGGCGGAGCCCACGTCGCTGCTGGTGGAGACGTACGGTAGCGGCGACGCTGGGGCAGCGGAGGCGTTCGTGAAGGAGCAGTTCGACTTTCGGCCGGCGTCCATCATCAAGACGCTCGACCTCCTGCGGCCCATCTACCGGCAAACGACCAACTACGGCCACTTCGGTCGCCCCGGGCTCCCATGGGAGACGAGTGCGGCCCCTGCTGGCAAGGGCGTGAACAAGACAGCCGCTACCGCCTAGAAAAGGACCCGGGTACCTTTTCCGTCCCGAAATGGTACCCGGTTCCTTTTCCTGATCTCTTCCTATGAGACGCGCTCTCGTTCCATTGTTGCTCGTGCTTGGCGGTTTGGTGGCGCAGCAAGCCTCCGGGCAATTGCGCTCGCGCCCAGGACAGGAGCGGACGCCGGAATGGCCGGCGCCATCGATCATCGAGTACGAGCCGAAGTCGACGCTGGTCGTCGCGGAGCATCCCACACCGCACGCCAAGTTTCCGGTGATCGACATCCACAGTCACCAGCCGACGCCGATCAGCCCTGAGCAACTCGACAAGGTCGTGGCGGCCATGGACTCGCTGAATCTGCGGGTGCTCGTCAACCTGAGTGGCCGTTCGGGCGATCGGTTGCGAGAGGGTCTGGCCGCTATCGAGAACAGCCAGCATGCCGACCGGATGGTGCTGTTTGCCAATATCGACTTCGACGGCGGCGTTGGTCCTGGCTTCGGTGCCGCGGCGGCGGCGCAGCTCGAATCGGACTTCGAGGCGGGCGCGTTGGGCTTGAAGATCTTCAAGAATCTCGGGTTGCGCGTGACGCGCACCGACGGGGCGCGGCTGAAGCTCGATGATCCGGAGCTCGATCCGATCTGGGAGACCTGTGCGCGTCTGAATCGGCCGGTGCTCATTCACACCGCCGATCCAGCGCCCTTCTTCGATCCGATTGACATGTCGAACGAGCGCTGGCTCGAGCTGGCGCTCTTTTCGTCCCGCCGCTACCAAGATCCGGCGATGCCGCGTTTCGAGGAGCTCATGGCCGAACGGGATCGGCTGTTCGCGCGGCATCCAAAGACGCAGTTCATCGCCGCGCACATGGGATGGCATGCGAATGATCTGGATCGTTTGGGCCGATGGTTCGAGAAATTCCCCAACGTCTTCGTGGACACTGGTGCCGTGCTGGCCGAGATCGGACGCCAACCGCGCGCTGCAAGGGAGTTCTTCATTCGCTACCAGGATCGCGTGCTGTTCGGCAAGGACAGCTTTCAGCCCGACGAGTTCCCGTATTACTGGCGAACCTTCGAAACGGCCGACGAGTACTTCGACTACTACCGCGACTATCACGCTTTCTGGAAGCTGTATGGGCTGGAGCTGCCGGATGAAGTGCTGCGGAAGGTGTACTCCGAGAACGCGGCGAAGCTGATTCCTGCGCTCGAGTGAGCCCATTCGACTCGCCTGACGGCCCGCGGTCGGCGAGCCGTCAGGCTCGCTCATGGCAAGCCCGCGTCCCGTTTCCCTTTCCTGATTTGACAGACCAATTTGACAATGGCTCAGCCCTGATCTACGGTGATTTGCATGCGTGACAATCCTGCCCAAGCCTATCGGAATCCGGGTCGTGGCGTGTTTTGACTCCGCAACGCTACCTAAGACTTCCCGATCTCGGCCGACGTGCTGAGATCTTGCCCGGTTTCTAGCAATTTTCATCGCAATCGCAGAGTGCGCGTTTGCCTCGGGAGGGCGACGTTCGTGCGCTGTTGATTGTACGGAGCTCCCGCGGCCCATGACGAGCCCCGACAGAACCTCTACGCTACCGGAGGTGAGCTATCGCGCGCCCCGGTTGGCGGATGCCACCCAGGTTCATGCGCTCGTGGACGCCTGCAAGCCGCTCGATCTCAATTCGGTATACGCCTACATGCTTCTGTGCACACACTTTGCTGATACCTGTGCCATTGCTGAGCAGGACGGCAGGCCGGT is part of the Luteitalea sp. genome and encodes:
- a CDS encoding amidohydrolase family protein; the encoded protein is MRRALVPLLLVLGGLVAQQASGQLRSRPGQERTPEWPAPSIIEYEPKSTLVVAEHPTPHAKFPVIDIHSHQPTPISPEQLDKVVAAMDSLNLRVLVNLSGRSGDRLREGLAAIENSQHADRMVLFANIDFDGGVGPGFGAAAAAQLESDFEAGALGLKIFKNLGLRVTRTDGARLKLDDPELDPIWETCARLNRPVLIHTADPAPFFDPIDMSNERWLELALFSSRRYQDPAMPRFEELMAERDRLFARHPKTQFIAAHMGWHANDLDRLGRWFEKFPNVFVDTGAVLAEIGRQPRAAREFFIRYQDRVLFGKDSFQPDEFPYYWRTFETADEYFDYYRDYHAFWKLYGLELPDEVLRKVYSENAAKLIPALE
- a CDS encoding methionine adenosyltransferase; translated protein: MAKSRFVLTSESVSEGHPDKVCDYISDSVLDACLTADPRSRVAAESLCKEDLVVVAGEVTVPHPIDYERVARDAIREIGYVDAAEPFCSDKVQVIVKVSEQSREIAEGVGREKPEEQGAGDQGLMFGYATDETPELMPLPILLAHKLTHGLAEDRRKGGAFAWLRPDSKSQVSVVYEDGRPVRVERAVISTQHAADRLQADITSYVIEELAPRVLGAWCPKPDAFLVNPSDSFIHGGPSADAGVTGRKIIVDTYGGAARHGGGAFSGKDPSKVDRSAAYFCRHVARAIVEAGLARRAELQVSYAIGKAEPTSLLVETYGSGDAGAAEAFVKEQFDFRPASIIKTLDLLRPIYRQTTNYGHFGRPGLPWETSAAPAGKGVNKTAATA